The DNA segment TTACATAAATTAAGAATTAAGAAATTGGAAGGCAAAGCAATAACCCGTTTTGAATGAATGACTCAGGATTTCAAAtccaaaatgaacaaaaatcTATGCCGTTTAAATCTCTCTTTTCTTCCAATACCAGAGGGGATTAGCCACTAGAACACAATATAAGCCTGAATTGGAACTACTACATACTCTCAAATTCACAGGTGGAAAATCAGCCCCGCCACTGAAAAATGAACCCTAGATGTGGAAAAATTAAAAGGgagaagaaaaagccaaaaaactTATTATCTGAATTTGAACTATATTATATATGATACAAATCCTCTAAAAGGATTGATTACCTATCTGGCTAAACTACCAACTGTGTGGTGGTCCACTCCCGGTCGAATTTGTAACCACCCACACAACAATTAAGAGGATTTATTCAACTGTAGACTGCTGGGAAGGAATCTGACGTGACTACCATGTTTTAACTTGGGCAGAGCTTCTTGTGACTTACCGAGCATGAGATCGACGTAAATTGCAGTCATAGTGGCTTTGCTGCTGTTTGGTACCAGGGACAACGCTTGTGTCACAAAATGGTGGGCCCGCTCAAGTTCACCTTGTATTGCAGACACAGCGGCAAGATTAGTACAAAGCGCTCCACGTGCCTCTTCTGGCTTCAGAAACATGAATTCCTGCAAGCCCTCATGAGAAGGATTCTTGGCAGCTGCCGCTCCTCCAATTGGTTCTTCGCAATCAACAGGTTTTTCTACTCGCCACTGCTCACAGTCATCTTGACTAAACGGCAATTCAATGTTATTGCCCCCAGACAAATAAATGGCCAAATGCTCCGCAGCTTCCCTAGGTTTGTTCAGTAAGCAAAGAGCCTCTGCGGCATAGACGTGACCAAGAAAGATATAAATTCTTGAACAACCTGGTAGTTCTAACAGCAATAGTGCAGCAGAGAGGGCCTTCAAAGGATTATCTAGTTCTAACTCTACATATGCCAGATTAGCAAGAAGAGCTTGCTTAATCATCTGATTTTCTCTTCTGTGAATATCTTCATAATAGGAGATGGAGTTCTGAACAATCTCCTGATTAGCTCCCCCCTTTGACTCTTTCAAATCTCCATTTGAGTTAACTAGACCAACTAACATGGTTGAAGCCCTGGATTCGATGACAGGTAACTTCTTATGGATTAGGTTCTTGGAAGACGCACCATCTCTTGATTCACTCTTCTCCACGGATGAATTGGAGGGTAAAACAGATTTAGAATTACTCCATTCTGAACGGTTCAGCAAGTGCAATGCATTATAGAGACACTGCCTAGCAAGGGATAATGAAAGTTTAGGCTGCACATCACCACCTAAAGCCCAACCATTCTTTTCAACAGAATCTACATGTCCATTTCTTGAAACCCCATATTCTATTAGAAGTTTCCTCCACCTACCCTTGCCAATAACATTGGCTCTAATTTCTGATTTGTCTGATGGAGTTTGACTTCCTTTTACAAGTCCTTTTTCTACAGCCATTAGACAACATTCAGCAAGCCGAAGCCACAAGTGGGGTCTTTTGTAGAAAATTGAACTTGCTTTCTGGAAACAGCGAGCAGCAAGTATCGGTTTCCCACATGCCAAGTACTGCAACCCACAGTTATATGTTATGAACAGAGATTTGTCCTGTGAGAATGTTAATAGCTTTAGAGGCTTCTCCTTACGAAGAGATGAACAAACACTGAGTGCCTTGGAAAAGAAAACTGCAGATGTATGATACTTCCCAAGCTTATAGTAAATGCAGCCTAGATTGTTATTGAGCATGCTTGAAGTTGCTGCATCTGTCCGATTACTTGATGCCATCAACAACTTGATGGCTTTTCGATGGTTTCCACGAGCATACTCAAGCTGGGCCTTCAAAAGGAGAGCCATAGATGAATCTCTCCCTCGAGCAATGTTCATAGCATGCTTCACTTCGCGTTTTGCTAGCTTTACATTTCTAGTGAGCAGCAAAAACCGAACCTTGTAAAGTTGCAACATCAGCTTTAAATCAACACCAGAGATTGATCTATCAACCGTGATCCGGGCATGATCATTTGCAGATGTAAGATCAGTAGGCCGTGGTAAGTTCTGTCCACCAATATCCAGGGTTGAAAACATTTCATCCAGTCGGTCTTCTGATAAAGTTCTAGATAGAGGATTCTCAGAGGCATTTACACTAGCAGCTAAGTCTGAACTAGATGCATCTGAGACGAAAGAGCTGCTAGGAACAGAGGAAGATTTTCCAACTAGATTCGTGGATTGCAGGGTGGTGGTCATGTTACCATTTTCCCCTTGGTTCACATTGCCAACACCAAATGCTttttccaaataatttaaaacatcctGCACATAACTAAAGCTGCTTAGTGTCAAGTGTATAAGATACAAACattaattttaaacaaaacatTAACATGGTAAAACCTCCCATAACATCTAGACCAACAGTGGATGCCGTAAATGATAGTTTTCAAAAGATCAGCAAAGATGCTAGAAATTATCTCCTATTTACATCTTCAAACCAAGTATGACCTACAAGATGTTAAAACATCTTGTCACCAATTTATTACAAAGTACTTTCAAACAATAAGCAACATAAGGTGTATCACATAAGAACTGAACAGAGTACAAACCGGGTTTATAATAATCTGAACTCTGAACAGAGTCAGATAGCTATGCTGAAATGGAAACCTAAAATATGAAAGAAATCCAAAAGCCAATACCATATACTAAAAATTTAGCCCCAAATTATCTAAATAACCAATGAAAAGCAGTACAGCTATAGAATCCTAAATTCACAACCAGAAAAGACTAAGCATTTTTCATGGGACAAGGAAGTTTAAGCTAAATCACTCCATTTCTCTAGGGACATTTAAGTAGACAAATTTGCACATCACTATACACAAGCTagtcttttatcatcttttacttTCCTCAACCCCCAATTACAAGGCTAACAGTTAGTCATAGCTATCATACAGTCGTATCTAAATTGGTCCAATAGATATTAGCAAGGAATTTTCAATTTGGAAGGAATTCCAAGCAATAACACTACAAATATTTAGAACTTACAGCAGCTTTCGAAGCATCACGGCAAGCTAACACAACATCCAGCAGCAATAAGCAGATATGAAGGGCTGTTGTCTGCatataaataaaaagggaagcAATTAAAACAAACCAACAAATGTTTAAACAAAAtgacaataaataaaaataaatacctcATCTATTGGTTCAATGTTTTGATACAGAGGTTCAAGAACTGATAATGCCTTTGAGTATTCATGAAGGTGGAACCAAATGACTGCCTATATTAAATCAATTCACAACAAACATGTTACTGCAAGCCATTGATGAAAAGATAATTGTTCCTGAGCTCTTGAAAGTACAAAAAGAGGGCATACTATGTTTAGTGCAGCCACAGAGGCATCAGATTCAACTGTGTAGATAACACTGGCGCTATCTGAAGAAGAAAACTGCTGAATAGTTGTACCACTTCCTTTTGAGCCTGAAGTAAATTTATTACCATCATTGCTACCAGACTCTGCCTGTTCCCCAGATGCATGAACAAGCTCCTCACTTCTCTTCTGAATCAGCAGAAATGAGAGAAAGATGCAAAAAAATATTGCAGgaatagattaaattaaaataaatcatggACATAGCAATGCAAGTCTCTATCCAACTAGCAATAAATCTCCTACTCAAAATTGTTTTTTTCCTATTTAGAGCGACTGGGagaaataaaatgaattcatCACAAGACTCAACTACAGGAGCCTCAAGCCCAAACCAAATGTGATCAAATACATAAATGTCATAGCAAATCTCCTAGAGTAAATACTAACTAGTGGTGATTTCATAATGGTAATCACAGTTCATATTGGTGAAAGTCTAACCCAATTGTGATAGCAATTGAAAAACAACCTACAAACAACTTTCATTTAAACAGAGGAGAATTGCTTCACAAAAATTATTTCAATCAAGTAGAAGATGAAAATAAGTTTTTcgtatttgtttaaaattttgctATAGTATCTGTAGCAGTAGATTTCCACTCACCTTCCATTTCAACTGGGGAAAACATAAATCATTCTTTACAGAAGGTACATAACTTGTTTAATAATGAGAAAATTCGTGGGAGAGCACAGCCAAGGAAACCAGGAGGTAAAAAATCATGTGTACCTTGACATTGTTAAGGACTTCAAGCAACTTCTTTGGATCTGAGCAAGCATCCCGAAAAAATTCCGCAATTGCAATATTATGAAGAACCTGTTGAACAATCGATTGGATCAAAATATTTTAACGGCACCCACAGAGAGGGCAAACTTATAAAAGAAGTAAAAAGCTATTCAAGTGAAGTTATTGATTAATGTATTCATGCTTACAAATCCTTCCGCAGCTGAACTTATTCATGCTgacaaaattgataaaataaaaacccaTTCTGATTAAATAAATACTCAATTTTACTACAGCATGTTATAAGTACTAGTTAGCACTACAAAAACTATTTCGACATGCTACAAAAGCTCCATCCCAAATATATTTAGATAATTTCTTCACTACATTGAGTAGAATCTGAAAGTTGTATAACAATAATTTCAGCCTTGAAGCCGTCAAATCTTGAATGATAGAACCACtagcacttttttttttttttgaatcattaTCCATTCTTTTACTTGGTTCGTTTTTGAATTAAGACACTTTCTTGTTTTGGCTTGgataaaaattaacataatatttaaaatagcctaaaatggaaaaataatttaaagctgttttaaaattttaaaaaaattcattttgaaaatcattaatttttattttaatagtaatatagaatttttttttctaaattatagcctaaaaagttttaaaagaaaaaagcatctcaatttaatataatatacgTTCAGCAAAAACTAGTTGCCAGTGAACATTCTCACACTCATTTCACTGAATTTTTTATCTAGTTGACCCAATACGAGTAACTAAACATTGAAATTTATGATATCAACAATTAGGAGGTCATGAAACATCATTGTACTCAGAAACTACTTAAAAATTAGAGGAACTTGAAATGCTCTTAGTCCACTCCAGCTCAACATTATTTCTTTTGATGCATTACAAAAAGTATCCGTAACATGCTAGTATTTACTAAACACTCTGATAACTtgagaataaaattttaaccatttccTTGCTGAAAGAGAGAACCCATAATATTTTGTAACATATCATAGCACATGACACAAATGTCAGTGTATAGTTCTCCAGCCTAACAATAAAACGATGACAGCACCGTAACCAACTCTGAATTTCATCTTTGATAACTACCCTCTAGTCCAACTTGTCATATATTGACTAGGTTTTACTCAATTAAGCACCACAGGATAAATTGCATTTGAAATTCAATTAAACTAATCATAACTCAAACATCCATATCATTCATTAGCAGGAGCCTAGGAGAAATTGCAATGGAATACACTATTTGGTAGTATGTTTAACATAAAAGAATCTactgtctccatggaaaaaaaaGGACTATACTGGTGAAGCTAAAATCTCCACATGGGACTCTCCTAATCTGCCACATGCTTATTAAGTACACAATTACTATCCTATATGAAAGTTCAAAAACGCCCCAAGCAAGTTAACTGACAGCCATGAATGCCTTTAAGTGTAGACAATAAAATCGACAATGGAATTAATGAGTTAAATATATATAGTGGAAACACAATACAGCAATAGTAAGAATGGTTATGGAGTTTCTAAAATCCACGGTAACGTATATGATGATAATAATTAACTATACAAAAAAGAAGTGAACATTAGAGTATTAAGCTTAATTCGTTTAAGAAATTCAGCAACCGTAATCAGCTGATAATCAAGTTTTAGTGAGTCGGAAAATTACACAACAAAACGCGATAAAATGAAGTTAAAATTCCAACTTAAGGAataaacaaataagaaaaaagatACGAGATAAGAAATGAATCGGGTCAATCGCATCTACTAACGAAACAAATACGTGCATGTgcgaaataatttgaaaaaaaaaagtaccttTGGATCGCCTTCCTTTTTCAACTTTAGCTGATCCAACACATCGACGCACTCGGAGAAATTTCTAGACTGGAAGTGAAGAGCGGCTTCTTTAGCGAGTGCAGCAGTAACGGGAAGGACGCCATCGTCTTCGCCGGCGGAACTATCTCGATTTGGAGCCGGCGACGATGATGAATCTCGCGAATCCATGATCAGATCAGACCAATCAAACTTGCtaagaaaattgaaattaaaatttaaaaaaaaagaatctcaGGCGTAGCgaataaaaaaaccctagctaagaATGTGGTAtagcatttttaaaaaaaatcatttggggattTTTACTAGTAGATAGTCCTGAAAAGGTTTAGGAGAAATTGCAAAAGAGGAAAATGGGCGAGCGTTATTTTGGGATGGGTGTCTCCTGATTTGCAGAAATGAAGAAATGAGGGATAAATGTAAGAGACAGTAAAAACCTACGCCGACCCAATTCGGGGAGAGATACTGATAGACTCCAGAAGGGGGAATGCGAGATTTTGCtttcgttttttttttccttttcttttttcctcttttttttctttgaagtCCAAAATGAGTTGAAATATTAAACTACGGAGGGGTATGGAATTTTTTATCTTATAAAAGATTCCAACTTAAGAGTCTCTGCGATTagtgtaataataataaaaatggtgaaattagatATAAACCACCGTATTGGAGATAAACCTCATTCAAAGAGCCCtataattttcttcttttttttttaatatttaaaatgaaatttcgagatttactaattttataaattatttaatattttaagagataaaaaaaatctatattacCCGTAagaaatttaatgattttataatatttctaatttacattgtaaaaattctaataatttactatattttataatagtgtaagaaattcaataattttgtgggaaatttagtgaatttgtaaaaaaagaaaaaaaaagtaatcctGTAAGAAATTCAGTAATTCcgtatgattttagtaaattacaAAATTGTAAGAATTTAGATAAACATTAACATCGTAAGAAATTATGTTATTTACTAAAATCATCACAAAATTGTAAgaaattcaataattttataaaaaaaaactacaaagTTATATAAAATTGGGTATTTACTAAAATCATTACAAATACCACTGAAAATATTACAAATTGGTAAGAAATccaattatttaatgaattttcattacAAAGTTACATGAAAATTAATAACTTTATAAGAAATTCAGTAATTTtataagaaatttaataaaatttaagagaatcagtaattttgtaaaaaaattagcAATTTACAATGTTGTAAGAATATCAATAATTTACAATGTTATAAGAAATTAGGTAAAATAGGGATTGTCTGTCGCATTTGGCATTATAGTGCAATCCGGGCCTATTCAGTTAGAACCGCTTACTGTCTTGCTACTAAGATGTATATGCCTGTTGTAAGCATGATTTGGAGGAAGGTTCTTGGACACGCTTATGGAAAATCATCTACCTTCAAAGGTTTAAAAATTTGTTTGGAGATGTTTGAAGGAGTTTATCCCCTGCAAGTCGAGACTGATTGATAAAAGGTATACAGTAGGATTCGTTGTGTGGAAGGTGTGGTTTGGTCAAAACCCTTGATCATGCACTGCTTCATCGTGTTAAAGACCAGTCGGTTTGGCATCTAACCGATCAgaatttttcttcctctagtgTTCTTGATTTGATTAAAGCCCCTCTAAATTCTCATGATACCAGAAATGTTGTCAAGTGTTAA comes from the Gossypium hirsutum isolate 1008001.06 chromosome A06, Gossypium_hirsutum_v2.1, whole genome shotgun sequence genome and includes:
- the LOC107962588 gene encoding CCR4-NOT transcription complex subunit 10 isoform X2; this translates as MDSRDSSSSPAPNRDSSAGEDDGVLPVTAALAKEAALHFQSRNFSECVDVLDQLKLKKEGDPKVLHNIAIAEFFRDACSDPKKLLEVLNNVKRSEELVHASGEQAESGSNDGNKFTSGSKGSGTTIQQFSSSDSASVIYTVESDASVAALNIAVIWFHLHEYSKALSVLEPLYQNIEPIDETTALHICLLLLDVVLACRDASKAADVLNYLEKAFGVGNVNQGENGNMTTTLQSTNLVGKSSSVPSSSFVSDASSSDLAASVNASENPLSRTLSEDRLDEMFSTLDIGGQNLPRPTDLTSANDHARITVDRSISGVDLKLMLQLYKVRFLLLTRNVKLAKREVKHAMNIARGRDSSMALLLKAQLEYARGNHRKAIKLLMASSNRTDAATSSMLNNNLGCIYYKLGKYHTSAVFFSKALSVCSSLRKEKPLKLLTFSQDKSLFITYNCGLQYLACGKPILAARCFQKASSIFYKRPHLWLRLAECCLMAVEKGLVKGSQTPSDKSEIRANVIGKGRWRKLLIEYGVSRNGHVDSVEKNGWALGGDVQPKLSLSLARQCLYNALHLLNRSEWSNSKSVLPSNSSVEKSESRDGASSKNLIHKKLPVIESRASTMLVGLVNSNGDLKESKGGANQEIVQNSISYYEDIHRRENQMIKQALLANLAYVELELDNPLKALSAALLLLELPGCSRIYIFLGHVYAAEALCLLNKPREAAEHLAIYLSGGNNIELPFSQDDCEQWRVEKPVDCEEPIGGAAAAKNPSHEGLQEFMFLKPEEARGALCTNLAAVSAIQGELERAHHFVTQALSLVPNSSKATMTAIYVDLMLGKSQEALPKLKHGSHVRFLPSSLQLNKSS
- the LOC107962588 gene encoding CCR4-NOT transcription complex subunit 10 isoform X1, giving the protein MDSRDSSSSPAPNRDSSAGEDDGVLPVTAALAKEAALHFQSRNFSECVDVLDQLKLKKEGDPKVLHNIAIAEFFRDACSDPKKLLEVLNNVKKRSEELVHASGEQAESGSNDGNKFTSGSKGSGTTIQQFSSSDSASVIYTVESDASVAALNIAVIWFHLHEYSKALSVLEPLYQNIEPIDETTALHICLLLLDVVLACRDASKAADVLNYLEKAFGVGNVNQGENGNMTTTLQSTNLVGKSSSVPSSSFVSDASSSDLAASVNASENPLSRTLSEDRLDEMFSTLDIGGQNLPRPTDLTSANDHARITVDRSISGVDLKLMLQLYKVRFLLLTRNVKLAKREVKHAMNIARGRDSSMALLLKAQLEYARGNHRKAIKLLMASSNRTDAATSSMLNNNLGCIYYKLGKYHTSAVFFSKALSVCSSLRKEKPLKLLTFSQDKSLFITYNCGLQYLACGKPILAARCFQKASSIFYKRPHLWLRLAECCLMAVEKGLVKGSQTPSDKSEIRANVIGKGRWRKLLIEYGVSRNGHVDSVEKNGWALGGDVQPKLSLSLARQCLYNALHLLNRSEWSNSKSVLPSNSSVEKSESRDGASSKNLIHKKLPVIESRASTMLVGLVNSNGDLKESKGGANQEIVQNSISYYEDIHRRENQMIKQALLANLAYVELELDNPLKALSAALLLLELPGCSRIYIFLGHVYAAEALCLLNKPREAAEHLAIYLSGGNNIELPFSQDDCEQWRVEKPVDCEEPIGGAAAAKNPSHEGLQEFMFLKPEEARGALCTNLAAVSAIQGELERAHHFVTQALSLVPNSSKATMTAIYVDLMLGKSQEALPKLKHGSHVRFLPSSLQLNKSS